Proteins from a single region of Catenulispora acidiphila DSM 44928:
- a CDS encoding L,D-transpeptidase encodes MPDTIEDRLADLGGNLETAAAFRSPSLIRSRGEQIRVTHRRRMTAVASATAAVAIIGVGSLVALRPTGGHQGHTVSPSVSSSASKSAPPAKTTQATPIALIDLKQDQMTVYDKQGHIVKTVPVTAGTPANPSHVGTFTITAKQDQAEKVSDSGTDTSYRLTVHWVLTLDAGGPQIYAMPWDDGRFGKGNRTHGDIGMSTDMAQWLYTNVAIGDHIKIQ; translated from the coding sequence ATGCCTGACACCATCGAAGACCGCCTGGCCGATCTGGGCGGAAACCTCGAGACAGCAGCCGCATTCCGCTCCCCGTCACTGATCCGCTCCCGCGGCGAGCAGATCCGCGTCACCCACCGGCGGCGCATGACGGCAGTGGCATCAGCCACGGCAGCAGTGGCGATCATCGGCGTAGGAAGCCTGGTGGCACTCCGCCCGACCGGCGGACACCAGGGCCACACCGTGTCACCCAGCGTGAGCTCCTCCGCGTCGAAATCCGCACCGCCGGCCAAGACGACGCAGGCGACGCCGATCGCACTGATCGACCTGAAGCAGGACCAGATGACGGTCTACGACAAGCAGGGCCACATCGTGAAGACCGTCCCGGTGACCGCCGGAACGCCTGCGAACCCGAGCCACGTCGGCACCTTCACCATCACCGCCAAGCAGGACCAGGCGGAGAAGGTGAGCGACAGCGGGACCGACACCTCGTACCGCCTGACCGTTCACTGGGTGCTCACGCTCGACGCGGGCGGCCCGCAGATCTACGCGATGCCATGGGACGACGGCCGGTTCGGCAAGGGCAACCGGACACACGGCGACATCGGCATGAGCACCGACATGGCGCAGTGGCTGTACACCAACGTCGCGATCGGCGATCACATCAAGATCCAGTAA
- a CDS encoding helix-turn-helix transcriptional regulator: protein MAATAEDASAKELPFVAKRLDLLFRIASEKAGRKIGAGVVAEGINAAAGEKVIEQSYIWQVRTGRKDNPSYKVLMQLAGYFGVHPAFFFPDDSENVIDPDLQVALRDERIRNLALLAVGLSDPSIEAVTMIAKNSRSLEGLAERPA from the coding sequence ATGGCTGCCACTGCCGAGGACGCGTCGGCCAAGGAACTGCCGTTCGTCGCCAAACGTCTCGATCTCCTGTTCAGGATCGCGAGCGAGAAGGCGGGCAGGAAAATCGGGGCCGGTGTCGTCGCCGAAGGCATCAACGCCGCGGCTGGCGAGAAGGTGATCGAGCAGAGCTACATCTGGCAGGTGAGAACGGGCCGGAAGGACAACCCCTCCTACAAGGTCCTCATGCAGTTGGCCGGCTACTTTGGCGTCCACCCGGCGTTCTTCTTCCCCGACGACTCGGAGAACGTAATCGATCCCGATCTCCAGGTCGCGCTTAGGGATGAACGAATCCGGAACCTCGCGCTGCTAGCCGTTGGCCTCTCCGACCCGAGCATCGAGGCGGTCACCATGATCGCCAAGAACAGCCGCTCCCTTGAGGGTCTGGCCGAGCGCCCGGCCTAG
- a CDS encoding MBL fold metallo-hydrolase, producing the protein MGTVTAMSDLMTPGVRPEAGTERATLILAPNADPMTLDGTNTWLLAEPGARGAVVVDPGPLDEGHLQLVLATAEERELRIGLILLTHGHFDHSEGAPRLAELTGAPVRALDPRFRLGEEGLAGGDVVDVDGLRLDVVATPGHSGDSMCFVLPDDRAVLTGDTILGRGTTVVAHPDGRLGDYLDSLRRLRDLTAAHEVETVLPGHGPVPADALGVVEFYLEHRRQRLEQVRAAVAAGDESAADVVARVYADVDPAVRFAAEMSVRAQLEYLHDGV; encoded by the coding sequence ATGGGAACTGTGACGGCGATGAGCGACCTGATGACGCCGGGCGTCCGGCCCGAGGCCGGGACCGAGCGCGCGACGCTGATCCTGGCTCCCAACGCCGACCCGATGACCCTGGACGGCACCAACACCTGGCTGCTCGCCGAGCCCGGCGCACGCGGCGCGGTGGTCGTCGATCCGGGACCGCTGGACGAGGGCCACCTCCAGTTGGTGCTGGCCACCGCCGAGGAGCGCGAGCTGCGGATCGGGCTGATCCTGCTCACCCACGGGCACTTCGACCACTCCGAGGGCGCGCCCCGGCTGGCCGAGCTGACCGGCGCGCCGGTGCGCGCGCTCGACCCGCGCTTCCGGCTCGGCGAGGAAGGGCTGGCCGGGGGAGACGTCGTGGACGTGGACGGGCTGCGCCTGGACGTGGTCGCCACGCCCGGGCACAGCGGCGACAGCATGTGCTTCGTGCTGCCCGACGACCGCGCGGTCCTGACCGGCGACACCATCCTGGGCCGGGGCACGACGGTGGTCGCCCATCCCGACGGGCGGCTGGGGGACTACCTCGACTCGCTGCGCCGGCTGCGCGATCTGACGGCCGCGCACGAGGTGGAGACCGTCCTGCCGGGGCACGGCCCGGTCCCGGCCGACGCGCTGGGCGTCGTCGAGTTCTACCTCGAGCACCGCCGGCAGCGGCTGGAGCAGGTGCGGGCGGCCGTGGCCGCCGGCGACGAGAGCGCCGCCGACGTGGTGGCCAGGGTGTACGCCGACGTGGATCCGGCGGTGCGCTTCGCCGCTGAGATGTCGGTGCGCGCGCAGCTGGAGTATCTCCACGACGGGGTGTGA
- a CDS encoding tyrosine-type recombinase/integrase encodes MGWVRKRISKNGTERFVANYRDIRGNTRSAGTYSTEKQAEDAAKKAENDIAAGRIGDPKRGRQKFRAYVLNTWLPNHEIECSTRQTYTYLINKHILPEFGGMRMVDVLPEHVREWMTKMAGAGVSAQSRRNAKVAMDAILTTAFNDQVTFLHAGQGVKRPTVAKKTKRIITAEQYDKLHAAIGESEHDGERMQLLTETDIETGMRWGELTEFRVKDLDPDADLITIARAVVKLDPKFHPQGKRFLVKDYPKDGEWRELKISRRLTTSLVDFAARRGLGSEDLFFEYVPPTEPKKRRRPDELPDPITLGWTEPHPKSGRQYRHGTISAYSGMKCRCQFCRDAMSAYRAERRAIGKDAPRNAPRHRDTDGHIDGDWFRKQIFYPAVEAAGISFKVTPKSLRDAHASWLLAGGADLQVAKERLGHGSITTTEQYLGTLPGAGEAALAALDAFRGRGAVADQAEPMPTAAEAVTPDMASVLKMMEELKLSVDRLAA; translated from the coding sequence TTGGGTTGGGTCAGAAAGCGCATCAGCAAGAACGGAACGGAACGGTTCGTAGCCAACTACCGCGACATCCGCGGCAACACCCGCTCGGCGGGTACCTACTCGACCGAGAAGCAGGCCGAGGACGCGGCGAAGAAGGCCGAGAACGACATCGCGGCTGGGCGCATCGGCGACCCGAAGCGTGGACGCCAGAAGTTCCGTGCCTACGTGCTGAACACGTGGCTCCCGAACCACGAGATCGAGTGCTCGACCCGCCAGACCTACACCTACCTGATCAACAAGCACATCCTGCCGGAGTTCGGCGGGATGCGGATGGTCGACGTGCTACCCGAGCACGTCCGTGAGTGGATGACGAAGATGGCCGGCGCGGGCGTTTCCGCTCAAAGCCGGCGCAACGCCAAGGTGGCGATGGACGCGATCTTGACTACTGCGTTCAACGACCAGGTCACGTTCCTGCACGCTGGCCAGGGCGTGAAGCGGCCCACGGTCGCCAAGAAGACGAAGCGGATCATCACAGCGGAACAGTACGACAAGCTCCACGCGGCGATCGGCGAGAGTGAGCACGACGGCGAGCGCATGCAACTGCTCACCGAGACCGACATCGAGACAGGCATGCGGTGGGGCGAGCTGACCGAGTTCCGCGTCAAGGATCTCGATCCCGATGCTGACCTCATCACCATCGCGCGTGCGGTCGTGAAGCTCGACCCGAAGTTCCACCCGCAGGGGAAGCGCTTCCTGGTCAAGGACTATCCCAAGGACGGCGAGTGGCGTGAGCTGAAGATTTCCCGCCGCCTGACCACGAGCCTTGTCGACTTCGCTGCTCGTCGCGGTCTGGGCTCCGAGGACCTGTTCTTCGAGTACGTCCCTCCGACGGAGCCGAAGAAGCGCAGGCGCCCGGACGAACTCCCCGATCCGATCACCCTGGGCTGGACCGAGCCCCATCCCAAGTCTGGCCGGCAGTACCGACACGGCACGATCTCCGCGTACTCCGGCATGAAGTGCCGCTGCCAGTTCTGTCGAGACGCGATGTCGGCGTACCGGGCTGAGCGGCGTGCCATCGGCAAGGACGCTCCGCGGAACGCACCGCGGCACCGGGACACGGACGGCCATATCGACGGCGACTGGTTCCGGAAGCAGATCTTCTACCCCGCGGTGGAAGCTGCGGGCATCTCCTTCAAGGTCACCCCGAAGTCGTTGCGGGACGCACACGCGTCCTGGCTCCTGGCCGGCGGCGCTGACCTCCAGGTCGCGAAGGAACGCCTCGGCCACGGCAGCATCACTACGACTGAGCAGTACCTCGGCACACTGCCAGGCGCCGGCGAGGCCGCTCTCGCGGCCCTCGACGCCTTCCGGGGTCGCGGCGCTGTCGCCGATCAAGCCGAGCCGATGCCGACGGCCGCTGAAGCTGTGACGCCAGACATGGCGTCGGTGCTCAAGATGATGGAAGAACTGAAGCTGTCTGTGGACCGACTTGCCGCCTAG
- a CDS encoding NUDIX hydrolase, which produces MSQQGGEYIVPAGSRLSAHVPEGWEQQIAAYERGEFTAVPPKHAATVVLLRDREDGPPDVYLLKRAASMSFAGGFYAFPGGRVDPRDADAEIGWAGPSAADWARRFGSDEAEARALLCAAVRETFEESGVLFAGPDEHSVVADTTAEGWEADRRALVSRETSLAGFLAKRSLVLRTDLLGGWSRWITPEFEPRRYDTAFFVAALPAGQLTRDVSGETESTTWMPPRQAIDDHIAGRALMLPPTVTTLREVHSFNTAAEAVRAAATRPLTPIMATVRRHDDGSWHLEWEL; this is translated from the coding sequence ATGTCGCAGCAAGGCGGGGAGTACATAGTCCCGGCCGGCAGCCGGCTCAGCGCGCATGTGCCGGAGGGCTGGGAGCAGCAGATCGCCGCCTACGAGCGCGGCGAGTTCACCGCGGTGCCGCCGAAGCACGCCGCGACAGTGGTGCTGCTGCGCGACCGCGAGGACGGTCCGCCGGACGTCTACCTCCTCAAGCGCGCCGCCTCGATGTCCTTCGCCGGCGGCTTCTACGCCTTCCCCGGCGGCCGGGTCGACCCGCGCGACGCCGACGCCGAGATCGGGTGGGCCGGACCCTCGGCCGCCGACTGGGCTCGGCGATTCGGCAGCGACGAGGCCGAGGCTCGGGCGCTGCTGTGCGCGGCGGTCCGCGAGACATTCGAGGAGTCCGGCGTCCTGTTCGCCGGACCCGACGAGCACTCCGTGGTCGCCGACACCACCGCCGAGGGCTGGGAAGCCGACCGCCGGGCCCTGGTTTCACGGGAAACATCACTGGCCGGGTTCCTCGCCAAACGCTCCCTGGTCCTGCGCACCGACCTGCTCGGCGGCTGGTCGCGCTGGATCACCCCGGAGTTCGAGCCGCGGCGGTACGACACGGCGTTCTTCGTCGCGGCGCTCCCGGCCGGCCAGCTGACCCGGGACGTGTCGGGGGAGACCGAGTCGACCACCTGGATGCCGCCCCGACAGGCCATTGACGACCACATCGCCGGGCGGGCCCTGATGCTGCCGCCGACCGTCACCACGCTGCGCGAGGTGCACTCCTTTAACACCGCCGCCGAAGCGGTACGGGCCGCGGCCACGCGTCCGCTCACGCCGATCATGGCCACGGTCCGGCGGCACGACGACGGGTCCTGGCACCTGGAATGGGAACTGTGA
- a CDS encoding helix-turn-helix domain-containing protein, whose product MIGPLYTVKETGLVLRTSRTTVYRLMKAGEIEGVRIKGSRRFTVRSVEQYVASQVTE is encoded by the coding sequence ATGATCGGCCCGCTCTACACCGTTAAGGAAACCGGGCTCGTCCTTCGGACCAGCCGGACAACGGTCTACCGGCTCATGAAGGCCGGGGAGATCGAAGGCGTCAGGATCAAGGGATCGCGACGCTTCACCGTCAGGTCGGTTGAGCAATACGTCGCCAGCCAGGTCACCGAGTAG
- a CDS encoding WhiB family transcriptional regulator encodes MSAPPLGELDLCERTAPAMSWVEDWTVVAACRGMDPDELFVQGAAQNRAKTVCSGCPVRTECLADALDNRVEYGVWGGMTERERRALLRRRPEVRSWRQFLESAKEHYERSGAERTGGELGAAAEVDPRFAAATQGAIPRQRNEAGSFGRA; translated from the coding sequence CTGTCGGCTCCGCCGTTGGGGGAGCTCGATCTTTGCGAGAGGACGGCACCGGCGATGAGCTGGGTAGAGGACTGGACCGTTGTGGCGGCGTGCCGCGGCATGGATCCGGATGAGCTGTTCGTGCAGGGAGCGGCTCAGAACCGGGCCAAGACCGTGTGCTCGGGGTGCCCGGTGCGTACCGAGTGCCTTGCCGACGCCCTGGACAACCGCGTCGAGTACGGGGTCTGGGGCGGGATGACCGAGCGCGAACGGCGCGCGCTGCTGCGGCGGCGCCCTGAGGTGCGCTCCTGGCGGCAGTTCCTGGAGTCCGCCAAGGAGCACTACGAGCGCAGCGGTGCCGAGCGCACCGGCGGCGAACTCGGCGCGGCCGCCGAGGTCGACCCGCGGTTCGCCGCGGCGACCCAGGGCGCGATCCCGCGCCAGCGCAACGAGGCCGGCTCTTTCGGCCGGGCGTGA
- a CDS encoding SigE family RNA polymerase sigma factor codes for MSQEQDFDEFYLGSVRRVTAQLVAMLGDPVEAEDAVQEAYARAWQRWDSVSRMDDPVAWVRLVAYRIKVSSWRSAVRRTVAHRRHGPPPDVPDLSPDSVALVTALRGIPEAQRRAIVLYHLAGLTVEQVAAEVGAPVGTVKARLSRGRAALAQVLSESKDGDLKGRPSYA; via the coding sequence GTGTCACAGGAACAGGACTTCGACGAGTTCTACCTGGGGTCGGTCCGGAGGGTGACGGCGCAACTCGTCGCGATGCTGGGCGACCCGGTGGAGGCCGAGGACGCGGTGCAGGAGGCGTACGCCCGGGCCTGGCAACGCTGGGATTCGGTGTCGCGGATGGACGATCCCGTCGCCTGGGTGCGGCTGGTGGCCTATCGAATCAAAGTGTCGTCGTGGCGGTCCGCCGTGCGGCGCACCGTCGCACACAGACGGCACGGACCGCCACCGGACGTGCCGGACCTGAGCCCGGACTCGGTGGCCCTGGTCACCGCCCTGCGGGGCATCCCCGAGGCACAGCGCCGAGCGATCGTCCTCTACCACCTGGCCGGGCTGACCGTCGAGCAGGTCGCAGCCGAGGTCGGAGCACCGGTCGGCACGGTCAAAGCCCGGCTGTCGCGAGGCCGAGCAGCGCTGGCGCAAGTACTGAGCGAATCGAAAGACGGAGACCTGAAGGGGAGGCCCAGCTATGCCTGA
- a CDS encoding SDR family NAD(P)-dependent oxidoreductase: MKQTYARALVTGASSGFGEHFARQLSARGTALVLVARRGERLEKLAAELGTEIEILPADLTDPVGLAVVEDRLRDAANPVDLLVNNAGVGTTGAFAKLPVEGETGKVALNVMALMRLCHAALPRMTEAGHGGILNVSSLSGTTPAPRAATYGATKAFVTSLSESLNRESRKHGVHVTALLPGPAPTELTEAGFENLLPRLFWQAPEAIVARGLAAVAAGKPVCIPSRALSIATVTGSRMPRSFQYLVGDRLFGSK, from the coding sequence ATGAAGCAGACATATGCCAGAGCCCTGGTGACCGGGGCGTCGTCCGGATTCGGCGAGCACTTCGCGCGGCAGCTGTCTGCGCGCGGGACGGCGCTGGTGCTGGTCGCGCGGCGCGGTGAGCGGCTGGAGAAGCTGGCCGCCGAGCTGGGCACCGAGATCGAGATCCTGCCCGCCGACCTGACCGATCCCGTTGGGCTCGCCGTGGTCGAGGATCGGCTGCGCGATGCGGCGAACCCGGTCGACCTGCTGGTGAACAACGCCGGCGTGGGCACCACCGGCGCGTTCGCCAAGCTGCCCGTGGAGGGCGAGACCGGCAAGGTCGCGCTGAACGTCATGGCACTGATGCGCCTGTGCCACGCCGCGCTGCCCCGGATGACCGAGGCCGGGCACGGCGGCATCCTCAACGTCTCCTCGCTGTCCGGCACCACGCCGGCGCCGAGGGCTGCGACCTACGGCGCGACCAAGGCGTTCGTCACCTCGCTGAGCGAGAGCCTGAACCGCGAGTCCCGGAAGCACGGCGTGCACGTCACCGCCCTGCTCCCGGGCCCGGCGCCCACCGAGCTCACCGAGGCCGGGTTCGAGAACCTGCTGCCGCGGCTGTTCTGGCAGGCGCCGGAGGCGATCGTGGCGCGCGGGCTCGCGGCGGTCGCGGCCGGCAAGCCGGTCTGCATCCCGAGCCGGGCGCTGTCGATCGCGACGGTCACCGGGTCCCGGATGCCTCGGTCCTTTCAATACTTGGTGGGAGACCGCCTGTTCGGCTCCAAGTGA
- a CDS encoding RidA family protein: MTHPEEKLAALGLKLPEVAAPVAAYIPVLRSGNLVYTSGQLPMVEGALPMTGKVGDQVSPEDAKALAQRCALNALAAVKSEIGDLAKVKRVVKVVGFVASAPDFTGQPGVINGASELLGAVFGEAGRHARSAVGVAVLPLDAPVEVELTVEV, from the coding sequence ATGACCCACCCCGAAGAGAAGCTGGCGGCCCTCGGCCTGAAGCTGCCCGAGGTCGCGGCGCCCGTCGCGGCCTACATCCCGGTCCTGCGCAGCGGCAACCTCGTCTACACCTCCGGCCAGCTGCCGATGGTCGAGGGCGCGCTGCCGATGACCGGCAAGGTCGGCGACCAGGTCAGCCCGGAGGACGCCAAGGCCCTGGCGCAGCGCTGCGCGCTGAACGCGCTGGCCGCGGTGAAGTCCGAGATCGGCGACCTGGCCAAGGTCAAGCGGGTCGTGAAGGTCGTCGGCTTCGTGGCCAGCGCCCCGGACTTCACCGGGCAGCCCGGCGTCATCAACGGCGCCTCGGAACTGCTCGGCGCGGTGTTCGGCGAGGCCGGACGGCACGCGCGCTCGGCGGTCGGGGTGGCCGTGCTGCCGCTGGACGCCCCGGTCGAGGTCGAGCTGACCGTCGAGGTCTGA
- a CDS encoding DUF4177 domain-containing protein — protein sequence MTKWEYATVPLLVHATKQILDTWGQDGWELVQVVPGPNPDQLVAYLKRPKTTES from the coding sequence CGACTGTGCCGCTGCTGGTTCACGCCACGAAGCAGATCCTCGACACCTGGGGGCAGGACGGCTGGGAACTCGTCCAGGTCGTCCCCGGCCCGAACCCGGACCAGCTGGTCGCCTACCTGAAGCGTCCGAAGACGACGGAGTCCTAA
- a CDS encoding helix-turn-helix domain-containing protein produces MSYEEVAKQLRVSRSTVRRLVRQGELQVVPVGGCRRILTLSYLYYAWTTLGVTANDRPALHR; encoded by the coding sequence ATGTCCTACGAAGAAGTCGCCAAGCAGCTTCGCGTCAGCCGCAGCACCGTCCGACGTCTCGTGCGGCAGGGGGAACTTCAGGTCGTTCCGGTCGGCGGGTGTCGGCGAATACTGACTCTGTCATACCTCTACTACGCATGGACCACGCTGGGGGTGACTGCAAATGATCGGCCCGCTCTACACCGTTAA
- a CDS encoding transglycosylase domain-containing protein, producing MASHPPRPFRGNGPLRALFGLLMISALAGVLVAGMALPFVGTAGLAAKSASDHFEDIPDDLKTPDLPQRSQILAADGSVMATVWGDFGNRVIVPFNAISPNVWQALVATEDSRFFSHGGIDMKGTLRAFVSDLGGSNQGGSSISQQYVKNVLVLEAGNDKAKYADATGDSMARKVRELKYAIAVEQKFSKTEILERYLNLVPFAENVSGIETAADRWFGVHASQLTVPQAATLIGMLKNPVAYDPAKHPQAATDRRNTVLDRMADPTVHYITPEQAAAFKAMPLGLNLQAQHSGCIYAPGSAAFFCEYIEQEILNDPIYGKTKADRAAFFNRGGLTIKTTMDPKMEASAEKAINDNVSATDLPGAAIAMIQPGTGQIKAMAQSRNMGTGAGQTYLNLAADPAHGGGNGYQAGSTFKSFVAMAAMEKGLTPDYVQNLPYQIDETQTKFTTCDTPQGITQDPKWKPTDETQGEAGPQTMTSALWNSVNNYFIKLQEQTGLCEPARLAAAAGLTIDSDNGAGKRLEQIGSFTLGTNQVTPIAMANAYATIAARGMYCKPTAVISITDTSGKQYPVATPDCHQTIDPSLTDQLTGMLQGVVDKGTGSKVKDYFSGPAAGKTGTNDSRLMTWFDGYTPNLAAAVWVGEVSPKPGDKGLVNLKIHGQYYSQVCGGCLAAPIWGQAVKGALAGTSVPDFAVPELSGEIPPPTQPTPPPGQNNPPGQANGGQNGGGNGGFIGGFLGGQ from the coding sequence ATGGCTTCGCACCCGCCCCGGCCCTTCCGCGGCAACGGACCACTGCGCGCCCTGTTCGGCCTTCTGATGATCAGTGCGCTGGCCGGCGTGCTGGTGGCCGGTATGGCACTGCCCTTCGTCGGCACCGCCGGGCTCGCCGCCAAGAGCGCCTCGGACCACTTCGAGGACATCCCGGACGACCTGAAGACCCCGGACCTGCCGCAGCGCTCGCAGATCCTGGCCGCCGACGGCTCGGTGATGGCCACGGTCTGGGGCGACTTCGGCAACCGGGTGATCGTGCCCTTCAACGCCATCAGCCCGAACGTGTGGCAGGCGCTGGTCGCCACCGAGGACTCCCGGTTCTTCTCGCACGGCGGCATCGACATGAAGGGCACGCTGCGCGCGTTCGTCTCCGACCTCGGCGGGTCCAACCAGGGCGGCTCCTCGATCTCCCAGCAGTACGTGAAGAACGTCCTGGTGCTGGAGGCCGGCAACGACAAGGCCAAGTACGCCGACGCCACCGGCGACTCGATGGCCCGCAAGGTCCGCGAGCTGAAGTACGCGATCGCCGTGGAGCAGAAGTTCTCCAAGACCGAGATCCTCGAGCGCTACCTGAACCTGGTGCCCTTCGCCGAGAACGTCTCGGGCATCGAGACCGCCGCGGACCGCTGGTTCGGCGTGCACGCCAGCCAACTCACCGTCCCGCAGGCCGCGACCCTGATCGGGATGCTGAAGAACCCGGTCGCCTACGACCCGGCCAAGCACCCCCAGGCCGCCACCGACCGGCGCAACACCGTGCTGGACCGGATGGCCGACCCGACCGTGCACTACATCACGCCGGAGCAGGCCGCCGCCTTCAAGGCGATGCCGCTGGGCCTGAACCTGCAGGCGCAGCACTCCGGCTGCATCTACGCGCCGGGCAGCGCGGCCTTCTTCTGCGAGTACATCGAGCAGGAGATCCTGAACGACCCGATATACGGCAAGACCAAGGCCGACCGCGCGGCCTTCTTCAACCGCGGCGGGCTGACCATCAAGACCACGATGGACCCCAAGATGGAGGCCTCCGCCGAGAAGGCGATCAACGACAACGTCTCGGCCACCGACCTGCCCGGCGCGGCGATCGCGATGATCCAGCCCGGGACCGGGCAGATCAAGGCCATGGCCCAGAGCCGGAACATGGGCACCGGGGCGGGCCAGACCTATCTGAACCTGGCCGCCGACCCCGCCCACGGCGGCGGCAACGGGTACCAGGCCGGCTCGACCTTCAAGTCCTTCGTCGCGATGGCCGCGATGGAGAAGGGCCTGACCCCGGACTACGTCCAGAACCTGCCCTACCAGATCGACGAGACCCAGACCAAGTTCACGACCTGCGACACCCCGCAGGGCATCACCCAGGACCCCAAGTGGAAGCCGACCGACGAGACCCAGGGTGAGGCCGGTCCGCAGACCATGACCAGCGCGCTGTGGAACTCGGTCAACAACTACTTCATCAAGCTGCAGGAGCAGACCGGGCTGTGCGAGCCGGCCCGGCTGGCCGCCGCCGCCGGCCTGACCATCGACAGCGACAACGGCGCCGGCAAGCGCCTGGAGCAGATCGGCTCGTTCACCCTGGGCACCAACCAGGTGACGCCGATCGCGATGGCCAACGCCTACGCGACCATCGCCGCCCGCGGCATGTACTGCAAGCCGACCGCGGTCATCTCGATCACCGACACCTCCGGCAAGCAGTACCCGGTCGCCACCCCCGACTGCCACCAGACCATCGACCCCTCGCTGACCGACCAGCTGACCGGGATGCTGCAGGGCGTGGTCGACAAGGGCACCGGTTCCAAGGTCAAGGACTACTTCTCCGGTCCGGCCGCCGGCAAGACCGGTACCAACGACAGCCGCCTGATGACCTGGTTCGACGGCTACACCCCGAACCTGGCCGCGGCGGTCTGGGTCGGCGAGGTCTCCCCCAAGCCCGGCGACAAGGGCCTGGTGAACCTGAAGATCCACGGGCAGTACTACTCCCAGGTCTGCGGCGGTTGCCTGGCCGCGCCGATCTGGGGGCAGGCGGTCAAGGGCGCACTGGCCGGCACCTCGGTGCCCGACTTCGCGGTGCCCGAGCTGTCCGGCGAGATCCCGCCGCCCACCCAGCCGACTCCGCCGCCGGGCCAGAACAACCCTCCGGGCCAGGCCAACGGCGGTCAGAACGGCGGCGGCAACGGCGGGTTCATCGGCGGATTCCTCGGCGGGCAGTAG